A single genomic interval of Drosophila virilis strain 15010-1051.87 chromosome 2, Dvir_AGI_RSII-ME, whole genome shotgun sequence harbors:
- the LOC6633130 gene encoding peroxidase, producing MRVFIAVVGLLLLVISASKAHNQHTGCPFSQLDALDFDTLGSQQESAGRKKRSSDPYDVRSTVSADHNLDDLLKSILPKYSINSGPRSWMNLRGDEKRSLELIKCGIPPRNCLNDTQNLHYRSIDGACNNLLYPEFGIATSRYQRILRPNYMEHGQTVPNARLVSLSVFGEDTLMDKFRTVAAMQWGQFVAHDISQLTTKGAPKDCCAESRHPQCQPITLAAGGPIAFNTGKSCLSFARAVSDAEAICPKSGLSHSEKLSVVTAFLDLSSLYGNSQAQSRRVRRFKGGHLITSYINNQQWLPVSQNLEGECGTNSECYSMPDKRNRFTPTIAVLHTVLLREHNRLADQLAILNPHFNDERLYQEARKINIAQYQKITYYDYLVAVLGSAYTHLNGLTYPYSDDSTEFVNDYDEGVNPNAYAEFASAAFRYSHTQVPGWFSMVAPNRYANQTFRLSDFFERAETIQLLSSNFNLADLVRGMATQLQKRADSNIDREIKHYFNRKDFQEYGSDLKALDIQRARDFGLASYNDVREFCGLRRASEWSEFATEISNEKIKLLRKLYASPDDVELSVGGTLEFHVPDSLFGPTLLCIVGKQFLNTRRGDRFFFERENHLSGFSRNQLAEIRKVTLASLFCNNVQSLHYIQPNVFIFPNTRNVLLNCNDIPQLDLSKWQDLSPQLAI from the exons ATGAGAGTATTCATTGCGGTTGTTGGTCTGCTTTTGTTGGTGATCAGCGCATCAAAGGCGCACAACCAACATACAGGTTGCCCGTTTAGCCAATTGGATGCGTTGGATTTTGATACTTTGGGATCACAGCAAGAATCCGCTGGTAGAAAGAAGAGAAGTAGCGATCCGTATGATGTGCGGTCTACCGTGAGCGCGGATCATAACCTGGACGATCTACTAAAAAGCATTTTGCCCAAGTATAGCATCAATTCTGGACCCAGAAGTTGGATGAACTTACGGGGAGATGAAAAGCGATCTCTTGAGCTAATAAAGTGTGGCATACCACCACGGAACTGTTTAAATGATACACAAAATTTGCATTATCGCAGCATAGATGGCGCATGTAATAATTTGCTCTATCCAGAGTTTGGTATCGCCACATCAAGGTACCAACGGATTCTACGCCCTAACTATATGGAGCATGGACAAACAGTTCCGAACGCACGACTTGTATCGCTCTCAGTGTTCGGCGAGGATACTTTGATGGACAAGTTTCGCACGGTGGCTGCTATGCAGTGGGGTCAGTTCGTTGCACACGACATCAGCCAGCTGACTACAAAGGGAGCACCCAAAGACTGTTGCGCCGAATCTCGTCATCCACAGTGCCAACCCATTACACTAGCAGCAGGTGGACCCATCGCCTTTAATACAGGGAAATCATGTCTCAGCTTTGCCCGTGCTGTATCCGACGCGGAGGCTATTTGCCCAAAGAGTGGCCTTTCTCATAGCGAGAAGCTGTCTGTGGTTACAGCCTTTTTGGATCTGTCATCACTTTATGGCAATTCGCAAGCGCAGAGTCGACGAGTGCGTCGTTTCAAAGGTGGCCACCTCATTACGAGTTACATCAACAACCAACAATGGTTGCCCGTGAGTCAGAATCTTGAAGGTGAATGCGGCACTAATAGTGAGTGCTATAGCATGCCGGATAAACGCAATCGTTTCACGCCGACTATTGCCGTGCTTCATACGGTTCTTCTGCGCGAGCACAACCGGTTGGCGGACCAGCTGGCTATATTAAACCCTCATTTCAACGACGAGCGTTTATACCAGGAGGCTCGCAAGATCAATATTGCGCAGTATCAGAAGATCACCTACTATGATTATCTGGTAGCTGTTTTGGGAAGCGCTTACACGCATTTAAATGGACTTACTTACCCCTACTCGGACGATTCAACCGAATTTGTGAACGACTATGATGAGGGTGTTAATCCCAATGCCTACGCAGAGTTTGCATCAGCCGCTTTTCGCTATTCGCACACCCAGGTTCCCGGATGGTTTTC AATGGTTGCGCCCAACCGGTACGCGAATCAGACGTTCCGACTCAGCGACTTTTTTGAACGTGCTGAGACCATTCAGCTATTGTCCTCCAATTTTAATCTAGCTGATTTGGTTCGTGGAATGGCCACTCAACTGCAAAAGCGGGCCGACAGTAATATCGATCGCGAGATCAAACACTACTTCAATCGGAAAGATTTTCAGGAATACGGTTCCGATCTAAAGGCTTTGGATATCCAACGTGCGCGCGACTTCGGACTCGCTTCTTATAATGATGTTCGTGAGTTTTGCGGATTGCGCCGAGCCAGCGAATGGTCAGAATTCGCTACCGAAATATCTAATGAG aaaattaaattactgCGTAAGCTGTACGCCTCTCCAGATGATGTGGAGCTAAGTGTGGGAGGTACTCTTGAATTTCATGTCCCTGACTCATTATTTGGACCAACTTTGCTTTGTATTGTGGGCAAGCAGTTTCTCAATACACGTCGAGGAGATCGCTTCTTTTTTGAACGAGAAAATCATCTAAGCGGATTTTCACGCA ACCAACTGGCAGAGATACGGAAGGTTACCTTGGCTTCTTTGTTCTGCAACAATGTTCAAAGCTTACATTATATTCAGCCGAATGTGTTTATTTTCCCTAATACTCG CAATGTTCTGCTGAACTGCAACGACATTCCTCAACTTGACCTTAGCAAATGGCAAGACCTTAGCCCTCAACTGGCTATTTAA
- the LOC26531402 gene encoding uncharacterized protein, giving the protein MSPLLLCKVNEIHIHTIIKFIEQKNFSADLMHNGPIESELLKVICLEKMLQINIKVNDSSAKGSIFFFTMKLIISIFCCGFFIASSLGSASRKNSDQETGRFVATLQSPVPAPAPAPHVVYKIPPSYYPHPHQPQQCFCPPSPPGPPGLPGPPGPPGRSGYPGQKGDKGEKGDRGHLGPQGVPGPQGPIGPPGYPGSKPWPSHPPIYPHPPPIIIPFPIHSSKKGHHHGDHNDGQKGYPGHPGYPGYPGYPGHPGYPAHPGHYPHPDNPHPGHQHPGHQHPGHQHPGHHHPGHQHPGYQHPGHSHPGHSHPTHPHPGHPHSDHTHPGHNWHQWGPPRKYSTGLSMENEVFLELPENDINTFENLNDENTLSQNEMMAQATYLTDPLSDKGESSDNMSDTDNMSAEDSSEMSDPSTNEHGIQKNKPATTDNDFIEDNSVEERSSKGPIILAISTPRHPFQMYSYDKEQNTN; this is encoded by the exons ATGTCACCCCTTTTATTATGCAAAGTTAATGAAATTCATATTCACACTATTATTAAATTCATTGAACAGAAAAATTTCTCAGCGGACTTGATGCATAACGGTCCTATAGAATCTGAATTATTGAAAGTAATTTGTTTGGAAAAAATGCTACAGATTAATATAAAAGTGAACGATTCGTCGGCGAAAGGCAGCATATTCTTTTTCACCATGAAGCTGATCATATCAATCTTCTGCTGCG GTTTCTTCATTGCCAGCAGTTTAGGCTCAGCGAGCAGGAAGAATAGCGACCAAGAAACTGGAAGATTTGTCGCAACGCTTCAGTCTCCAGTTCCAGCGCCAGCCCCAGCACCGCATGTGGTTTACAAAATACCACCATCATATTATCCGCATCCACATCAACCACAACAATGTTTTTGTCCACCGTCTCCACCAGGGCCGCCGGGTCTACCTGGTCCGCCAGGTCCTCCAG GAAGATCAGGATATCCTGGCCAAAAAGGAGATAAAGGAGAAAAGGGCGACAGAGGACACCTTGGTCCCCAAGGAGTACCAGGACCTCAGGGTCCTATTGGACCGCCTGGCTATCCAGGCAGCAAACCCTGGCCGTCACATCCCCCTATTTATCCCCATCCACCTCCTATAATAATACCTTTTCCTATTCATTCGTCAAAAAAAGGACACCACCATGGGGATCACAATGATGGTCAGAAAGGATATCCAGGGCATCCAGGGTATCCGGGATATCCTGGTTATCCAGGTCATCCGGGCTATCCAGCTCATCCAGGACATTATCCTCATCCAGACAATCCTCACCCAGGACATCAGCACCCAGGACACCAGCACCCAGGGCATCAGCACCCAGGACATCATCACCCAGGACATCAACACCCAGGATACCAACATCCTGGACATTCACACCCAGGACATTCCCACCCAACTCATCCACATCCAGGACATCCACATTCAGACCACACACATCCAGGTCATAATTGGCATCAATGGGGACCTCCGCGAAAATATTCTACAGGGCTTTCCATGGAAAACGAAGTGTTTCTGGAGCTTCCAGAAAACGatataaatacttttgaaAATCTTAACGATGAAAATACCTTAAGCCAAAACGAAATGATGGCGCAAGCGACTTATCTAACAGACCCCCTGTCCGATAAAGGTGAATCTAGTGATAATATGTCTGATACAGATAACATGAGTGCAGAAGATAGTTCAGAAATGAGCGATCCAAGCACAAATGAGCATGGCATTCAAAAAAACAAGCCAGCAACCACCGACAACGATTTTATTGAGGATAATAGCGTCGAAGAACGAAGCAGCAAAGGTCCAATTATCCTAGCCATAAGCACCCCTCGCCATCCATTTCAAATGTATTCATATGATAAggaacaaaatacaaattaa
- the Pxd gene encoding peroxidase: MMSYTQELILIGILGIVSSIVGLKVSTGYHIVHNEQPQAHGPNFHEFRYIHGGDQFLVGNALPTAGADTSSAPQNPFLLVANPPPAPPMPGRVTCANPPAICTKSAYRSMDGSCNHLERAGLGVPNTKYGRLVTPKYADGISAPTRSVTGNELPSARLVSLVAFGEQDVPDPQFTLHNMQWGQIITHDMSMQAGGTQSKKHPTRCCTDDGRLVGLDIAHKTCFAIIVPPHDPAYSQVGTECLNFVRTLTDRDSNCQYTGGPAEQLTVVTSYMDLSLVYGNSIQQNSDIREFQGGRMIVEERNGAKWLPLSRNVTGDCDAIDPNEVCYRAGDVRVNQNPGLAILQTVLLREHNRIADALAALNPHFDDRTLFQEARKINIAQYQHISYYEWLPIFLGTENMLKNRLIFKAPGGSYVNDYDSNIDPSVLNEHATAAFRYFHSQIEGRLDLLSELRSVLGSLTLSDWFNRPGILEVGDNFDSLTRGHATQPEELTDINFDRQIKHFLFRRNMPFGSDLRSLDIQRNRDHGLASYNDMREFCGLRRAHSWEDFGDLISPKTLDALKSLYDSHEDVDLTVGGSLEAHVAGALAGPTFLCILTEQFYRTRVGDRFFFENGDKITGFTPDQLVELRKASMARLLCDNGNNIASMQPAAFKTISGSNPVVPCTNIPQVDLTKWIDQSAHPSTDHSILFGKK, encoded by the exons ATG ATGAGCTATACGCAGGAGCTAATTTTAATTGGAATTTTGGGCATTGTCTCTAGTATTGTGGGACTTAAAGTGTCTACTGGCTATCACATCGTACACAATGAGCAACCGCAGGCTCATGGACCAAACTTCCATGAGTTCAGGTATATTCACGGTGGAGATCAATTTTTAGTAGG AAATGCGCTACCTACTGCAGGGGCGGATACTTCGTCAGCGCCACAAAATCCCTTCCTTTTAGTTGCGAATCCTCCACCGGCTCCGCCAATGCCGGGGCGAGTCACATGTGCTAATCCTCCAGCAATATGTACGAAGTCGGCCTATCGATCGATGGATGGCTCTTGCAATCATTTGGAACGCGCAGGGCTAGGCGTCCCTAACACTAA GTATGGCCGTCTTGTGACGCCCAAATATGCCGATGGAATATCGGCACCTACTCGTTCTGTTACCGGAAACGAGCTGCCCAGCGCTCGTCTTGTATCTTTGGTGGCGTTTGGTGAGCAGGACGTGCCCGATCCTCAGTTTACGCTCCACAACATGCAATGGGGACAGATCATAACCCACGACATGAGCATGCAAGCCGGTGGCACCCAATCTA AGAAACATCCAACACGTTGTTGCACTGATGACGGACGATTGGTAGGCTTAGACATAGCACATAAAACCTGCTTTGCTATAATCGTGCCTCCCCATGACCCGGCTTACTCACAAGTTGGTACAGAATGTCTTAACTTTGTTCGTACGCTGACAGACCGCGACTCTAACTGTCAATATACTGGTGGACCGGCGGAACAGTTGACGGTAGTCACCTCTTATATGGACCTCTCGTTAGTCTATGGTAACTCTATACAACAGAACAGCGACATTCGTGAGTTCCAAGGCGGACGCATGATTGTTGAGGAACGCAATGGTGCAAAATGGCTTCCTTTATCACGTAACGTCACTGGCGACTGTGATGCCATTGATCCCAATGAGGTCTGCTACAGAGCAGGCGATGTGCGTGTCAATCAGAATCCGGGACTAGCTATATTACAGACCGTGCTGCTACGTGAACACAACCGTATTGCCGATGCACTAGCGGCCCTTAATCCACACTTTGACGATCGCACTCTGTTCCAGGAAGCACGCAAAATCAACATTGCCCAGTACCAGCATATAAGCTACTACGAGTGGCTGCCAATATTCCTGGGAACTgaaaatatgttgaaaaatCGACTCATCTTTAAAGCTCCTGGAGGAAGCTATGTGAATGACTACGATTCCAACATAGATCCCAGTGTATTAAACGAACATGCGACAGCTGCTTTTAGATATTTCCATTCCCAAATCGAAGGTAGATTGGA CCTTTTGTCCGAGCTGCGTTCAGTTCTTGGCTCATTGACTCTTAGTGATTGGTTCAATCGACCTGGCATTCTTGAAGTTGGCGACAATTTTGATTCCCTTACCAGAGGTCATGCAACACAGCCAGAAGAGCTGACGGACATTAACTTTGATAGACAg ATCAAGCATTTTCTGTTTAGACGAAATATGCCCTTCGGCTCGGACTTGCGTTCTTTGGATATTCAGCGCAATCGTGATCATGGACTTGCATCATACAATGATATGAGGGAATTTTGTGGACTAAGACGGGCACATTCATGGGAAGACTTTGGCGATCTGATCAGTCCGAAAACGCTTGATGCACTTAAGTCGCTCTATGATAGTCATGAGGATGTAGATTTAACAGTTGGAGGCTCTTTAGAGGCACATGTTGCCGGTGCGTTAGCCGGTCCAACTTTTCTTTGTATTCTTACAGAACAGTTCTATAGAACTCGTGTGGGCGATCGTTTCTTCTTTGAAAATGGAGATAAAATCACTGGTTTTACTCCAG atCAACTGGTAGAGCTGCGTAAGGCAAGCATGGCACGTTTGCTCTGCGACAATGGTAACAATATTGCGTCAATGCAGCCTGCTGCTTTCAAAACAATATCTGGATC GAACCCTGTTGTGCCGTGCACAAACATTCCGCAAGTTGACCTCACGAAATGGATCGACCAAAGTGCACATCCCTCCACAGATCACTCAATTCTATTTGGAAAGAAATGA
- the LOC6633106 gene encoding epidermal growth factor receptor kinase substrate 8, translating into MLRNGYENGAHSGDKHNDGYDNNDNKPTYALEHLVTFKLKNESEVKNPKEKMKLLIELDKTGGIWPHKMYMCFNGQWLLMLNKDMKEIENFPGSLITEPTAFISDDPLETYNNILIFSVAGISLGNTEMHIFQVSDVNAVHLVEDLRQLSSGSTVTVDRNKTPIRLPKPERPANQQAKDQYGIAAAVAGIAAEKNAQDREQTDRDVQVLNHCFEDVERFIARLHYAAEALHELESRKNQHNPHGEGLLVLRSRPPIESEFCDILAKIKLSLNYAVKLQNHFSKSADPIHNVFISLQTIVNVCNDVYAGAHLPESVVNPLLRRETIGFLNCTLDSNEKSLWLSLGPNWTVPKDQFKDHVGVYHPIFYDDWSPDWVVDEEVQYLAPAIKNTQTFPSEPIPLSPASNRTWLSRLQSRNVNIAEVAYNKKATNDKELSVTKGEYLEIIDDSRNWWKARNSYGSIGYVPHTVLVPYNFEHVPNRNARDNESLASVSMENGEGENNNPLYRNTMAMYVPAAERESQQPVGTSKNMPRSYSMPNVPIPPPMPPASESQTPTPSGTLKRNMAAAGALAAMRARNDCDADDETYLIQGDVNDELRIMLQQRQHRRDLEILKTPEIYINQNSKPREVEEWLRGKGFSDNIIKRLHTLSGEQLFALSPHTIESYFGQRESRRLISQIVLQKNFCEYKTIRSSELSAKLARARQKADQSNGDQNEVF; encoded by the exons ATGCTCCGCAACGGCTATGAAAATGGTGCTCATTCCGGTGATAAGCACAATGACGGCTACGACAACAATGATAATAAGCCTACATATGCCTTGGAGCACTTGGTCAcctttaaattgaaaaatgagTCTGAAGTCAAGAACCCAAAAGAGAAAATGAAACTCTTAATTGAGTTAGATAAGACGGGTGGCATCTGGCCGCATAAGATGTATATGTGCTTCAATGGCCAATGGCTGCTCATGCTTAATAAGGATATGAAAGAAATTGAGAACTTTCCGGGTAGTCTAATAACGGAGCCAACAGCCTTTATCAGCGACGATCCATTGGAAACATACAataatatattgattttttctGTTGCGGGAATCTCCTTGGGCAATACTGAAATGCACATTTTCCAA GTTAGTGACGTAAATGCAGTACATTTGGTGGAAGACCTGCGTCAGCTGAGCAGCGGCTCGACAGTCACAGTGGACCGGAACAAAACGCCCATACGCTTGCCCAAGCCCGAGCGTCCCGCCAATCAACAGGCTAAGGATCAATACGGGATAGCAGCGGCCGTGGCAGGAATTGCCGCTGAGAAAAATGCACAAGATCGCGAGCAAACCGATCGCGATGTGCAGGTGCTCAATCACTGTTT CGAGGATGTGGAACGATTTATTGCAAGATTACACTATGCAGCCGAGGCATTGCATGAGTTAGAGTCTCGTAAAAATCAGCATAACCCTCATGGAGAAGGCCTACTGGTATTACGATCGCGTCCGCCAATCGAGAGCGAGTTCTGTGACATATTagccaaaattaagttgtccCTCAACTATGCGGTCAAATTGCAGAACCATTTCAGCAAAAGCGCTGATCCAATTCACAATGTTTTCATTTCTCTGCAAACTATTGTGAACGTTTGCAACGATGTTTACGCCGGTGCTCACTTGCCGGAGAGCGTCGTAAATCCACTATTGCGCCGAGAAACAATTGGCTTTCTGAATTGTACATTGGACTCTAATGAGAAAAGCCTGTGGCTTAGTCTGGGCCCAAATTGGACAGTACCAAAGGATCAGTTTAAAGATCACGTTGGGGTATATCACCCCATTTTCTATGACGATTGGTCGCCAGATTGGGTAGTAGATGAGGAGGTGCAGTACTTAGCACCTGCGATCAAGAATACACAAACATTCCCATCAGAACCCATACCCCTAAGTCCAGCAAGCAACCGCACCTGGCTAAGTCGTCTTCAGAGCCGTAACGTTAATATCGCAGAGGTGGCTTATAATAAGAAGGCCACGAACGATAAGGAATTAAGTGTTACAAAGGGCGAATATCTAGAG ATTATTGACGACTCCAGAAATTGGTGGAAGGCGCGAAATTCTTACGGAAGCATTGGCTACGTACCGCATACCGTGTTAGTTCCATACAATTTCGAGCACGTACCTAATCGGAATGCTCGCGATAATGAATCGTTGGCCTCTGTATCTATGGAGAACGGAGAAGGAGAGAACAATAATCCGCTTTATCGTAATACGATGGCGATGTATGTGCCAGCTGCTGAGCGTGAGTCTCAGCAACCGGTGGGTACTTCCAAAAACATGCCTCGTTCCTACTCAATGCCGAATGTGCCCATCCCACCACCGATGCCTCCGGCTAGTGAGAGCCAAACTCCTACCCCAAGTGGGACTTTGAAACGAAACATGGCCGCAGCTGGCGCACTTGCAG CAATGCGCGCTCGAAATGACTGCGATGCCGATGATGAGACGTACCTTATACAGGGTGATGTTAACGATGAACTGAGAATCATGCTTCAGCAGAGACAGCATCGCAGGGACCTCGAAATTCTTAAGACACCTGAAATATATATCAACCAGAACTCCAAGCCCAGGGAGGTGGAGGAATGGCTGCGCGGAAAGGGCTTCTCTGACAACATTATCAAGCGACTGCATACGCTCAGTGGCGAACAACTATTTGCGCTTTCGCCCCACACCATCGAGAGTTATTTTGGCCAGCGGGAGAGCCGTCGACTCATATCACAAATTGTGCTACAGAAAAACTTCTGCGAG TACAAAACAATTCGTTCATCCGAGTTGTCGGCTAAACTTGCTCGTGCTAGGCAAAAGGCTGATCAATCAAACGGTGATCAGAATGAGGTATTTTAA